In Sporomusaceae bacterium, the following proteins share a genomic window:
- a CDS encoding transketolase, with amino-acid sequence MASQATVDLLEAKALRLREHIVNDLTGVGKVGHLGGSCSSAEIVAALYFHKMKHDPENPALADRDRFLLSKGHAALVQYAALAEAGYFPKEEMKKVKTLGAMLQGHPDMTRTPGIEANTGSLGQGLSIACGMALGLRLDGLASKVYVLIGDGELAEGQIWEAAMAASYYKIDNLVAIVDRNRLQATGAICDRFDTNPVTPKWAAFGWETIEIDGHDIGAILAALDKADNIKGKPTVIIAETVKGKCISFAENNAAFHNGAMTPEQWEIAKSDLDKLRR; translated from the coding sequence TTGGCATCGCAAGCAACCGTCGACCTTCTGGAAGCCAAGGCGCTGCGCCTCAGGGAGCACATCGTCAACGACCTCACCGGCGTCGGCAAAGTCGGCCACCTCGGCGGCTCGTGCTCCAGCGCGGAAATAGTCGCCGCCCTCTACTTCCATAAAATGAAACACGACCCGGAAAACCCGGCCCTGGCGGACCGCGACCGCTTCCTGCTCAGCAAAGGCCACGCCGCCCTCGTCCAGTACGCCGCCCTCGCCGAAGCGGGCTACTTCCCCAAAGAAGAAATGAAAAAAGTCAAAACCCTCGGCGCCATGCTCCAGGGACACCCCGACATGACCAGGACGCCCGGCATCGAAGCCAACACCGGCTCCCTCGGCCAAGGCCTCTCCATCGCCTGCGGCATGGCCCTCGGTCTCAGGCTCGACGGCCTCGCCAGCAAAGTATACGTCCTCATCGGCGACGGCGAACTCGCCGAAGGCCAGATCTGGGAAGCCGCCATGGCCGCTTCCTACTACAAAATCGACAACCTCGTCGCCATCGTCGACCGCAACCGGCTCCAGGCCACCGGCGCCATCTGCGACCGGTTCGACACCAACCCCGTCACCCCCAAATGGGCCGCCTTCGGCTGGGAAACCATCGAAATCGACGGCCACGACATCGGCGCCATCCTGGCCGCCCTCGACAAAGCCGATAACATCAAAGGCAAACCCACCGTCATCATCGCCGAAACCGTCAAAGGCAAGTGCATCTCCTTTGCCGAAAACAACGCCGCCTTCCACAATGGCGCCATGACCCCCGAACAGTGGGAAATCGCCAAATCTGACCTCGACAAGCTGCGGAGGTAG
- a CDS encoding zinc-binding dehydrogenase — protein MLKMKAVVKYDNVAGATEVREVPVPEIGPDDVLVKVAYIGVCGSDPHMHHNRVSYKVNVPLILGHEFSGTIEKLGANVEGFAAGDAVTCETHADYCGKCEMCRTNHYQVCRQRKGFGFQADGAFAKYVRVPSRVLHKLPAGVTLKEASCTEPVCVAYNALAKNSKIMPGDIVVVIGPGPIGILCAKVASILGAADIIVVGTDGDEERLEIAKKYGATMTINSSKQDPVPVIMGLRDGYGAHTVIDCAGFSPTLKLSMDVVRPYGQITKVGWGPGPVGFSLDPLIAKVVTLQGTFSHTWDVWEKSLVLMDKKIIDVNDLVTHELPLDKWAESFELMESKQGLKIVLTPID, from the coding sequence ATGTTGAAAATGAAAGCGGTCGTCAAGTACGACAACGTGGCGGGCGCCACCGAAGTCAGAGAGGTGCCGGTACCGGAGATCGGCCCGGACGACGTCCTTGTCAAGGTTGCCTACATAGGCGTGTGCGGCAGCGATCCCCACATGCATCACAATCGCGTCTCCTACAAAGTCAACGTGCCCCTCATCCTCGGCCACGAATTCTCCGGCACCATCGAGAAACTCGGCGCCAACGTCGAGGGCTTTGCCGCCGGTGATGCAGTCACCTGCGAAACCCACGCCGACTACTGCGGCAAATGCGAAATGTGCCGCACCAACCACTACCAGGTATGCCGGCAGCGCAAAGGCTTCGGCTTCCAGGCCGACGGCGCCTTCGCCAAATACGTCCGGGTACCCAGCCGCGTCCTCCACAAACTGCCGGCCGGCGTCACCCTCAAAGAAGCCTCCTGCACCGAACCGGTCTGCGTCGCCTACAACGCCCTCGCCAAAAACTCCAAAATCATGCCAGGCGACATCGTCGTCGTCATCGGCCCCGGCCCGATCGGCATCCTCTGCGCCAAAGTGGCCAGCATCCTCGGCGCGGCCGACATCATCGTCGTCGGCACCGACGGCGACGAAGAACGCCTCGAAATCGCCAAAAAATACGGCGCCACCATGACCATCAACAGCTCCAAACAGGATCCCGTACCCGTCATCATGGGTCTTAGGGACGGCTACGGCGCCCACACCGTCATCGACTGCGCCGGCTTCTCCCCGACCCTCAAACTATCCATGGACGTCGTCCGCCCCTACGGCCAGATCACCAAAGTCGGCTGGGGCCCGGGACCGGTCGGCTTCTCCCTCGACCCCCTCATCGCCAAAGTCGTCACCCTCCAGGGCACCTTCAGCCACACCTGGGACGTCTGGGAAAAGAGCCTCGTCCTCATGGACAAGAAAATCATCGACGTCAACGACCTCGTCACCCACGAACTGCCGCTCGACAAATGGGCGGAAAGCTTCGAACTCATGGAATCCAAACAGGGATTGAAAATCGTCCTCACTCCCATCGACTGA
- a CDS encoding GntR family transcriptional regulator, with protein MNQTDRSYGENNPLKDTIKQFIRAKIIENRLQPGQRVVETEIARELKVSQIPVREALCGLEEEGLIKSVKYTGSFVTDIDNKEMYHMHLLRSYIESTALELTLPNLTKKDFGALHDIVDAMGEKQKSHADYSAISALDIEFHRTIVAWSGIEAYNRIWAMLNGHVRRFINIVHPQIEHKQDQVYQDHRLLMEILEERDTEKAKAAIKAHIMDVFDRGAISF; from the coding sequence ATGAACCAGACAGATCGCAGTTATGGAGAGAACAACCCCTTGAAAGACACGATCAAACAATTTATCCGCGCCAAAATAATCGAAAACAGGCTTCAGCCAGGGCAACGGGTCGTGGAAACGGAAATCGCCCGAGAACTCAAGGTCAGCCAGATACCCGTGCGCGAGGCGCTGTGCGGGCTAGAGGAAGAAGGCCTCATCAAATCCGTCAAATACACCGGCTCCTTCGTCACCGACATCGACAACAAAGAAATGTACCACATGCACCTGCTCAGGTCCTACATCGAATCGACGGCCCTCGAACTAACGCTGCCCAATCTGACGAAAAAGGACTTCGGCGCCCTCCACGACATCGTCGACGCCATGGGGGAGAAGCAGAAAAGCCACGCCGACTACTCGGCCATCTCCGCCCTCGACATCGAATTTCACCGTACCATCGTCGCCTGGAGCGGCATCGAAGCCTACAACCGCATCTGGGCGATGCTCAACGGCCATGTCCGGCGGTTCATCAACATCGTCCATCCCCAGATCGAGCACAAGCAGGACCAGGTATACCAAGACCACCGGCTGCTCATGGAAATCCTCGAAGAGCGCGACACCGAAAAAGCCAAAGCGGCGATCAAAGCCCACATCATGGATGTCTTCGACCGGGGCGCCATCAGCTTTTAG
- a CDS encoding TRAP transporter small permease — translation MPFINNLVTKFEQYSLVFLITVMTFLGLAQIVSRFVIQSPIPWTEALLTYMFVWTCFLGASLAVELNAHFGVEIFVVMLPKPVQRVMEIAVYLLIITFAVIMIVKGMMFVEGNADQEMAAMPFSMIWPYLAIPVSGLFIAIHALNAIYCLVRGRK, via the coding sequence TTGCCATTTATCAACAACCTCGTGACAAAGTTTGAGCAGTACAGTCTGGTTTTCCTGATAACGGTTATGACTTTCCTGGGGTTGGCGCAGATTGTTAGCCGGTTCGTGATCCAGAGCCCGATACCCTGGACCGAGGCTCTGCTTACGTATATGTTCGTGTGGACGTGTTTCCTGGGGGCCAGCCTGGCGGTCGAACTGAACGCCCACTTCGGAGTGGAAATCTTCGTGGTGATGCTGCCCAAGCCGGTCCAGCGGGTCATGGAGATTGCGGTCTACCTCCTGATCATAACTTTTGCCGTGATAATGATCGTTAAGGGCATGATGTTCGTGGAAGGCAACGCCGACCAGGAGATGGCCGCGATGCCGTTCTCGATGATCTGGCCGTATCTGGCCATCCCGGTGAGCGGGTTGTTTATCGCCATCCACGCCCTGAATGCGATCTATTGCCTGGTCAGGGGGAGGAAATAG
- a CDS encoding TRAP transporter large permease produces MATTIFLSFFLLLFCRVPVSFSLALSSVLALVLNTTMDTAVIIQRMYTAAESFSLVAVPFFILAGGLMENGGISRRLVKFATALVGHIRGGLAMVSVVASMFFAGVSGSTAADTAAVGSILIPAMEKRNYGKDMATSVVACAGAIGIIIPPSIPMVILGVTAGISIGGLFLGGFIPGILVGFALMLTSYIFAKKRDLPAEIRPTGGELWVSFKDSILAIMTAVIILGGILSGVFTATEASVVAAVYAFIVGFFIYKELKLCDLPRIIAQTGVTTGVVVLCVATASAFGWILAAERIPALLAEFVFSISTNPFVVLLLVNALMLFMGMILDVAPIIIILIPIVFPIIMKLGIDPIHFGVMTIVNMAIGQCTPPVGVALFVATGISKISLGSMLNTYYRFIGAMILVLVLITLVPDLITFIPRLVMGGKL; encoded by the coding sequence ATGGCGACGACGATTTTCCTGTCTTTCTTTTTGCTGCTTTTCTGCAGGGTGCCGGTGTCGTTCAGCCTGGCGCTGTCGTCGGTACTGGCGCTTGTGCTCAACACAACCATGGATACGGCGGTGATCATCCAGCGGATGTATACGGCGGCCGAATCTTTTTCCCTGGTGGCAGTTCCTTTCTTTATCCTGGCGGGCGGCCTGATGGAGAATGGCGGCATCTCCCGCCGCCTGGTGAAGTTCGCGACCGCCCTGGTCGGCCATATCCGCGGCGGCCTGGCGATGGTGAGCGTGGTGGCTTCGATGTTCTTCGCCGGCGTGTCCGGCTCGACGGCCGCCGACACCGCGGCGGTGGGCAGCATCCTTATCCCGGCGATGGAGAAACGCAACTACGGCAAGGATATGGCGACGAGCGTCGTGGCCTGCGCCGGCGCGATCGGCATCATTATCCCGCCCAGCATCCCGATGGTCATTCTCGGCGTGACGGCCGGCATCTCGATCGGCGGCCTGTTCCTGGGCGGCTTCATCCCCGGCATCCTCGTCGGTTTCGCCCTGATGCTCACAAGTTATATCTTCGCCAAGAAGCGCGATCTGCCGGCGGAAATCCGTCCGACGGGCGGCGAGCTGTGGGTGAGCTTCAAGGATTCCATCCTGGCGATCATGACGGCGGTCATTATCCTCGGCGGCATCCTGTCGGGCGTCTTTACCGCCACCGAGGCGTCGGTGGTCGCCGCGGTGTACGCTTTCATCGTCGGGTTTTTCATCTATAAGGAGCTCAAGCTGTGCGACCTGCCACGCATCATCGCGCAGACGGGGGTGACAACCGGCGTCGTGGTGCTGTGTGTCGCCACAGCTTCGGCCTTCGGCTGGATACTGGCCGCCGAGCGCATTCCGGCGCTGCTGGCGGAGTTCGTGTTCTCGATCTCCACCAACCCGTTCGTGGTGCTGCTGCTGGTCAACGCGCTGATGCTGTTCATGGGGATGATCCTCGATGTCGCCCCGATCATCATTATCCTTATCCCGATCGTCTTCCCGATCATCATGAAGCTGGGGATCGACCCCATCCACTTCGGGGTGATGACGATCGTCAATATGGCGATCGGCCAGTGCACGCCGCCGGTCGGCGTGGCGCTGTTCGTGGCCACCGGCATCTCGAAGATATCGCTGGGGTCGATGCTGAACACCTATTATCGCTTCATCGGCGCCATGATCCTGGTACTGGTTCTCATCACGCTTGTGCCCGACCTGATCACCTTCATCCCGAGGCTGGTCATGGGCGGCAAATTATAG
- a CDS encoding TRAP transporter substrate-binding protein, whose amino-acid sequence MNKKFTVILAIVIALSLVLTACGGGQKAAAPEKKAEKQVLKLSSVLPEAHPTHKSMLFFAEKVKEKTKGQIEIQVFPSSQLGEQRDALEGMKMGTLDMGLTSCGPLGQFVPTIDVLNLPFMFKSPAHQYKVLDGKPGEQLIADINKAGFVFLFWADSGSRSVINNKRPINTPDDLKGVKIRVMNSQLMVNTLNNMGAIATPMGQGEVYSALQQGVIDGWENSPTTLYTLKLYEVSKYFSWTRHFSTPDAILISKKVFDKLTPEQQKIFLEVGKETTAKSRELWTADEKKVVEELVKKGVLFNEVKDVQPFIEKVKPVWKAYTDKHGTALVDAIQNTK is encoded by the coding sequence GTGAACAAGAAGTTTACGGTCATCCTGGCGATTGTCATCGCCCTGAGCCTGGTTTTGACGGCCTGCGGCGGCGGGCAGAAAGCCGCTGCGCCGGAGAAGAAGGCGGAAAAGCAGGTCCTGAAGCTGTCGTCCGTGCTGCCGGAAGCGCATCCCACCCACAAGTCGATGCTGTTCTTCGCCGAAAAGGTGAAGGAAAAAACCAAAGGCCAGATCGAAATCCAGGTGTTCCCCAGCAGCCAGCTGGGCGAACAGCGCGACGCCCTCGAGGGCATGAAGATGGGTACCCTCGATATGGGCCTGACTTCCTGCGGTCCTCTCGGCCAGTTCGTGCCGACGATCGACGTTCTCAACCTGCCGTTCATGTTTAAGAGCCCGGCTCATCAGTATAAGGTCCTCGACGGCAAGCCCGGCGAGCAGTTGATCGCCGATATCAACAAAGCCGGCTTCGTGTTCCTGTTCTGGGCCGATTCGGGTTCGCGCAGCGTCATCAATAACAAGCGCCCGATCAACACCCCCGACGACCTCAAGGGCGTGAAGATCCGCGTTATGAACAGCCAGCTGATGGTCAATACGCTGAACAACATGGGCGCGATCGCCACCCCGATGGGCCAGGGCGAAGTGTACAGCGCGCTGCAGCAGGGCGTTATCGACGGCTGGGAGAACAGCCCGACCACGCTCTATACTCTCAAATTGTACGAGGTTTCCAAGTATTTCTCCTGGACCCGCCATTTCAGCACCCCGGACGCCATCCTGATCAGCAAGAAGGTCTTCGACAAGCTGACTCCCGAGCAGCAGAAGATTTTCCTCGAAGTCGGCAAGGAGACGACCGCCAAGTCCCGCGAGCTGTGGACCGCGGACGAGAAGAAGGTTGTCGAGGAGCTTGTCAAGAAGGGCGTGCTCTTCAACGAGGTCAAGGACGTGCAGCCGTTCATCGAAAAGGTCAAGCCGGTGTGGAAGGCTTACACCGACAAGCACGGCACCGCGCTGGTCGACGCCATCCAGAACACGAAATAG